A part of Bacillus thuringiensis genomic DNA contains:
- the pdxK gene encoding pyridoxine/pyridoxal/pyridoxamine kinase, with product MTLNKALTIAGSDTSGGAGIQADLKTFQELGVYGMTSLTTIVTMDPHNGWAHNVFPIPASTLKPQLETTIEGVGVDALKTGMLGSVEIIEMVAETIEKHDFKNVVVDPVMVCKGADEALHPETNDCLRDVLVPKALVVTPNLFEAYQLSGVKINSLEDMKEAAKKIHALGAKYVLIKGGSKLGTETAIDVLYDGETFDLLESEKIDTTNTHGAGCTYSAAITAELAKGKPVKEAVKTAKDFITAAIRYSFKINEYVGPTHHGAYRKFVASKELV from the coding sequence ATGACATTAAATAAAGCACTTACTATCGCTGGTTCTGACACAAGTGGTGGTGCTGGTATACAAGCAGATTTAAAAACATTCCAAGAACTTGGTGTATACGGAATGACATCTCTTACGACAATCGTAACGATGGATCCACATAACGGTTGGGCACATAACGTATTTCCAATCCCAGCTTCTACATTAAAACCACAATTAGAAACGACAATTGAAGGTGTTGGAGTAGATGCTTTAAAAACAGGTATGCTTGGATCAGTAGAAATTATTGAAATGGTTGCTGAAACAATCGAAAAACATGATTTCAAAAATGTAGTAGTTGACCCTGTTATGGTATGTAAAGGTGCTGATGAAGCATTACACCCTGAAACGAATGATTGCCTACGTGACGTTCTTGTTCCAAAGGCATTAGTTGTAACACCAAACTTATTTGAAGCTTATCAATTAAGTGGCGTAAAGATTAATTCTCTTGAAGACATGAAAGAAGCAGCGAAAAAAATCCACGCTTTAGGCGCGAAATACGTTCTAATTAAAGGCGGTAGCAAGCTTGGTACGGAAACAGCAATCGACGTCCTATATGATGGAGAAACATTCGATCTTCTAGAATCAGAAAAAATTGATACGACAAATACACACGGCGCAGGTTGCACATATTCTGCTGCAATTACAGCAGAACTTGCAAAAGGAAAACCTGTGAAAGAAGCAGTAAAGACTGCTAAAGATTTTATCACAGCTGCTATCCGTTATTCATTCAAAATCAACGAATACGTAGGTCCAACACACCACGGTGCATATCGTAAATTCGTTGCATCAAAAGAACTTGTCTAA
- a CDS encoding GGDEF domain-containing protein has product MLRDLFVNTTIILSFIFVGGQLLRDKPLKEGFSFWQKCVVGILTGILGILLMYFGVHVGTILLDLRYLAVILAVIIGGPIASTIAVSMILVTRLLFMDYSLASQVAFYTIVAIGVGSIFISRLNLSLGEKWAWLHTYILSILIPSLYIWLIKDITIVGLYLISSIITGYITFISANYVLQSNELFQTMKQYATIDALTGLGNVRQFDLEMNRHIGNKRMKNDSLCLLLIDIDHFKCVNDTYGHPAGDEVLKQMGHILREVSMFPDLTFRKGGEEFALLIPKKGLAYGMRMGEQVRTAVENHPFQLLNGTKIKITVSVGISVYEESPERFIQAADDALYYSKRNGRNQVSSAS; this is encoded by the coding sequence ATGTTAAGGGACTTATTTGTAAACACGACAATTATTCTTTCCTTTATTTTTGTTGGAGGTCAGCTCTTAAGAGATAAACCGTTAAAAGAAGGGTTCTCTTTTTGGCAGAAATGTGTAGTAGGTATTCTTACTGGAATATTAGGTATATTACTAATGTATTTTGGTGTTCATGTTGGTACCATCCTATTGGATTTGCGCTACTTAGCTGTTATTCTAGCCGTTATAATTGGAGGTCCAATAGCAAGTACTATAGCTGTTAGTATGATTTTAGTAACTAGGTTATTATTTATGGATTATTCATTAGCTTCTCAAGTAGCTTTTTATACAATTGTTGCGATAGGAGTAGGTAGTATTTTTATTTCACGTCTAAATCTTTCTCTAGGAGAAAAGTGGGCATGGTTACATACATATATTTTATCTATTCTAATCCCCTCACTATATATATGGTTAATTAAAGATATTACCATCGTGGGATTATATTTAATTTCTAGTATTATTACAGGCTACATAACATTCATAAGTGCAAATTACGTTTTACAATCCAATGAGTTATTTCAAACGATGAAGCAATATGCAACGATAGACGCATTGACAGGTCTAGGAAACGTAAGACAGTTTGATTTAGAGATGAATCGTCATATTGGTAATAAGCGCATGAAAAATGATTCACTTTGTTTACTACTTATAGATATTGATCATTTTAAGTGTGTAAATGATACGTATGGGCATCCTGCGGGAGATGAAGTATTAAAACAAATGGGGCATATTTTACGAGAAGTTTCAATGTTTCCGGATTTGACTTTTCGAAAGGGTGGAGAAGAGTTCGCGCTTTTGATACCAAAGAAGGGATTAGCTTATGGAATGCGTATGGGGGAACAAGTTCGCACGGCTGTTGAAAACCATCCATTTCAATTGCTAAATGGAACAAAAATAAAAATTACAGTTTCAGTAGGAATTTCAGTGTATGAAGAATCACCAGAGCGATTTATTCAAGCTGCTGATGATGCATTATATTACTCCAAAAGAAATGGTAGAAATCAGGTTAGTTCTGCATCTTAA
- a CDS encoding GAF domain-containing sensor histidine kinase translates to MFRDNRTNELVILKEIAETLNTSNDTYHVLQAVLEKLLSVTGLTTGWIFLADENGRYTKLIDYQLPEALTYENKRPMCEGECWCLRGFVDGKLERAVNIIECKRINNAIEYNWGDTEGILHHATVPLKAGGEKFGLLNVASPGKTHFSEEELVLLQSVAFQIGTALKRAKLYENEKRRAHYYVKLERFIQVLRTIHQFNLLPEKVVNQLGEVFYWNQVAFFIREEKELSLRASYCEEELPEDIKEAAKEALEKGEPILLNHQISHKIASNRTVIATPIQIQSHIFGVLCVSSNNGEFDVNTIDVLQAITNHISFVIENLRLNEQRRELVRMEERNRLARDLHDSVSQKLFSLTFMTKGAEAVLKGQNEKVDRSLHEMRELAQGALKEMRTLIWQLRPAGLEKGLLPALKQYGESLGLKIREQVTGVRDLPRVVEEALWRIGQEALNNVSKHANVREAAIYFKVTEKNVSLEIVDQGNVFVEKNIKEKKSLGMTTMRERVELVGGTIKIISDKKRTSVKVNVPL, encoded by the coding sequence ATGTTTCGAGATAATCGTACAAATGAATTAGTTATATTAAAAGAAATTGCAGAAACGCTAAATACATCAAATGATACATATCATGTATTGCAAGCAGTGTTAGAAAAATTACTTAGTGTAACAGGTTTAACGACAGGATGGATTTTTCTTGCGGATGAAAATGGGAGATACACAAAATTAATTGATTACCAGTTACCAGAGGCACTTACATATGAAAACAAACGTCCGATGTGTGAAGGTGAATGTTGGTGTTTACGTGGCTTTGTGGATGGGAAATTAGAGCGAGCTGTTAATATTATTGAATGTAAAAGAATTAATAATGCAATTGAATATAATTGGGGTGATACGGAAGGGATTCTTCATCATGCTACGGTTCCTTTAAAAGCTGGAGGAGAAAAATTTGGTTTGTTAAATGTGGCAAGCCCAGGTAAAACACATTTTTCAGAAGAAGAATTAGTATTGCTTCAATCAGTTGCCTTCCAAATTGGAACGGCTTTAAAACGAGCAAAGTTATATGAAAATGAAAAGCGAAGAGCGCATTATTATGTGAAATTAGAACGGTTCATTCAAGTTTTAAGGACGATTCATCAATTTAATCTATTGCCTGAAAAAGTTGTAAATCAATTAGGTGAAGTGTTTTACTGGAATCAAGTCGCATTCTTTATTAGGGAAGAGAAAGAATTATCCTTGCGGGCATCTTATTGCGAGGAAGAATTGCCAGAGGATATAAAAGAAGCTGCGAAAGAAGCGTTAGAAAAAGGTGAACCTATTTTATTAAACCATCAAATTAGTCATAAGATAGCCTCTAATAGGACAGTTATCGCTACACCAATACAGATTCAAAGTCATATATTTGGTGTTTTATGTGTTAGTTCAAATAATGGTGAATTTGATGTGAATACGATAGATGTACTTCAAGCAATAACAAATCATATTTCTTTCGTGATAGAAAATTTAAGGTTAAATGAGCAACGACGTGAACTTGTACGAATGGAAGAGAGAAATAGGTTAGCGAGGGATTTACATGACTCTGTCTCACAAAAGCTATTTTCGTTAACCTTTATGACAAAAGGCGCTGAGGCAGTTTTAAAAGGTCAAAATGAAAAGGTGGATCGATCTTTGCATGAGATGCGTGAACTAGCACAAGGAGCTTTAAAAGAAATGAGGACGTTAATTTGGCAACTACGTCCAGCAGGATTAGAGAAAGGACTATTACCAGCTTTAAAACAATATGGTGAAAGTTTGGGATTGAAAATTCGGGAACAAGTTACAGGTGTTCGTGATTTACCGCGCGTAGTAGAGGAAGCGCTATGGCGAATTGGACAAGAAGCTTTAAATAACGTAAGTAAACATGCGAATGTCAGAGAAGCGGCGATTTATTTCAAAGTGACGGAGAAGAATGTATCATTAGAAATAGTCGATCAAGGAAACGTCTTTGTAGAAAAGAATATAAAAGAGAAGAAATCACTCGGTATGACTACGATGCGTGAAAGAGTAGAATTAGTTGGTGGAACAATTAAAATTATAAGTGATAAGAAAAGAACAAGTGTAAAAGTAAACGTACCATTATGA
- a CDS encoding YbdD/YjiX family protein, translating to MLKRLWKVWGQRKHFISLLVGVPSYETYVEHMKKHHPEEEVVCQKQFFAEAQEARFNAKGGKISRCC from the coding sequence ATGCTTAAACGACTATGGAAAGTATGGGGACAAAGAAAACACTTTATTAGTTTACTTGTTGGGGTACCAAGTTATGAAACATATGTAGAGCATATGAAAAAGCATCATCCAGAAGAAGAGGTTGTCTGTCAAAAACAATTTTTTGCAGAAGCGCAAGAGGCTAGATTTAATGCAAAGGGCGGAAAGATATCACGCTGTTGTTAA
- a CDS encoding FMN-dependent NADH-azoreductase — protein sequence MATVLFVKANNRPAEQAVSVKLYEAFLANYKEAHPNDTVVELDLYKEELPYVGVDMINGTFKAGKGFDLTEEEAKAVAVADKYLNQFLEADKVVFGFPLWNLTIPAVLHTYIDYLNRAGKTFKYTPEGPVGLIGDKKIALLNARGGVYSEGPAAEVEMAVKYVASMMGFFGATNMETVVIEGHNQFPDKAEEIIAAGLEEAAKVASKF from the coding sequence ATGGCAACAGTTTTATTTGTAAAAGCAAACAACCGTCCAGCGGAACAAGCAGTTAGTGTGAAATTATACGAGGCATTTTTAGCAAACTATAAAGAAGCACATCCAAATGATACAGTAGTAGAACTTGATTTATATAAAGAAGAATTACCATATGTAGGCGTAGATATGATTAATGGTACATTCAAAGCAGGTAAAGGATTTGATTTAACTGAAGAGGAAGCAAAAGCAGTAGCAGTTGCTGATAAGTATTTAAATCAATTCCTAGAAGCTGATAAAGTTGTTTTCGGCTTCCCATTATGGAACTTAACGATTCCAGCAGTGCTACACACATATATTGATTATTTAAACCGTGCTGGTAAAACGTTCAAATATACACCAGAAGGTCCAGTTGGCCTAATCGGGGATAAGAAGATTGCATTATTAAACGCGCGCGGCGGCGTATATTCTGAAGGTCCAGCAGCTGAAGTAGAAATGGCTGTTAAATATGTAGCAAGCATGATGGGCTTCTTCGGTGCAACAAATATGGAAACAGTAGTTATCGAAGGGCATAACCAATTCCCAGATAAAGCAGAAGAAATCATTGCAGCTGGTCTTGAAGAAGCGGCTAAAGTAGCAAGCAAATTTTAA
- a CDS encoding response regulator translates to MKIKVLLVDDHTVVLKGLAFFLSTQEDLALVGEANNGKEALVKVGETNPDVVLMDLYMPEMNGVEATACIKKEYPNVKVIVLTSFSDQAHVLPALRAGASGYILKDVEPDQLVEAIRSAYKGNIQLHPDIANALLSQTLPVEEKEEEPSIQVDVLTARENEVLQLLAKGMSNKEIASVLVITEKTVKAHVSSILSKLNLSDRTQAALYAVKNGIV, encoded by the coding sequence GTGAAAATAAAAGTATTGTTAGTTGATGATCATACAGTCGTTTTAAAAGGATTAGCATTTTTTTTAAGTACACAGGAAGATTTAGCGTTAGTTGGAGAAGCAAATAATGGGAAAGAGGCATTAGTGAAAGTAGGGGAGACGAATCCTGATGTGGTACTAATGGATTTATACATGCCCGAAATGAATGGTGTCGAGGCGACGGCGTGCATCAAAAAAGAATATCCAAATGTGAAAGTAATTGTATTAACTAGCTTTTCTGATCAGGCGCATGTTTTACCGGCGCTAAGGGCGGGGGCAAGCGGCTATATTTTAAAAGATGTAGAACCGGATCAGCTTGTTGAAGCTATTCGAAGCGCATATAAAGGTAATATTCAATTACATCCAGATATAGCAAATGCTCTCCTCTCTCAAACATTACCTGTGGAAGAAAAAGAAGAAGAACCTTCCATTCAAGTGGATGTGTTAACAGCGAGAGAAAATGAAGTGTTGCAGTTATTAGCGAAAGGGATGAGTAATAAAGAAATCGCTTCCGTTTTAGTTATTACAGAAAAAACGGTAAAAGCTCATGTAAGTAGTATTTTGAGTAAGTTGAATTTATCTGATCGCACACAAGCGGCATTATATGCAGTGAAAAATGGAATTGTATAA
- the cstA gene encoding carbon starvation CstA family protein: MKTLKSILLWGVIAAVGAGAFGVIALSQGETINAVWLLVAAVCVYAVAYRFYSRFIARKVFGLDNNRQTPAHTLNDGKDYVPTNKWVLFGHHFAAIAGAGPLVGPILAAQMGYLPGTIWIIVGVVVAGAVQDFVILFASMRRNGKSLGEMIKDEIGPVTGLIAMIGILGIMIILLAVLALVVVKALVGSPWGMFTIAATIPIAILMGVYMRYIRPGRVGEGSVIGIILLILSLIGGQYVAEHPTLASMFTFSGETIAIMLIVYGFIASALPVWMLLAPRDYLSTFLKVGTIVGLAIGILIVAPDLQMPAVSKFIDGTGPVFSGNLFPFLFITIACGAVSGFHALVSSGTTPKMIEQEGHAQPIGYGAMLMESFVAAMAMIAACVLTPGTYFAINSPAALIGTDVSQAAQVISSWGFAITPNELKDLAVNVGEQTILSRTGGAPTLAIGMAYIFSQVIGGTAMMAFWYHFAILFEALFILTTIDAGTRVGRFMIQDILGHVYKPFGKTDSTLANVIATTLCVLGWGYFLYQGVVDPLGGINTLWPLFGIANQMLAGIALLLGTTILFKMGKKAYVWVTLIPTVGLLIVTMTAGYQKLFHENPKIGFLSHAKVFQGALDEGKVLAPAKNIAQMKQIIFNDYIDAALCGIFMIVVIAVLISAIRIWIQVLRNKPMPLKEAPYISRDESESRNYYA, translated from the coding sequence GTGAAAACATTGAAGTCGATTTTACTATGGGGAGTTATTGCAGCAGTAGGCGCAGGTGCTTTTGGTGTAATAGCTTTATCACAAGGTGAAACCATTAATGCCGTGTGGCTCTTAGTAGCTGCGGTATGTGTGTATGCAGTTGCTTATCGATTTTATAGTAGATTTATAGCGAGAAAGGTATTTGGTTTAGATAATAATCGGCAAACGCCAGCCCATACATTAAACGATGGAAAAGATTATGTTCCGACAAATAAGTGGGTATTATTTGGGCACCATTTTGCAGCAATTGCTGGGGCAGGCCCTTTAGTAGGACCTATTTTGGCAGCGCAAATGGGATATTTACCAGGGACAATATGGATTATTGTTGGGGTAGTTGTCGCTGGAGCTGTACAAGATTTTGTAATTTTATTTGCTTCGATGAGACGGAATGGTAAATCTTTGGGAGAAATGATTAAAGATGAGATCGGTCCTGTTACAGGGCTTATTGCAATGATAGGCATTTTAGGCATTATGATTATTTTATTAGCGGTATTAGCATTAGTAGTAGTAAAGGCGCTTGTCGGAAGTCCGTGGGGAATGTTTACAATAGCAGCAACGATTCCTATCGCTATTTTAATGGGAGTGTATATGCGCTACATTAGGCCTGGCCGGGTTGGTGAAGGGTCAGTAATCGGAATTATTCTACTTATACTGTCTCTTATTGGAGGACAGTATGTAGCAGAACATCCAACGCTTGCAAGCATGTTCACGTTTAGCGGTGAAACGATTGCTATTATGCTTATTGTATATGGATTTATCGCATCGGCCTTACCAGTTTGGATGCTTTTAGCACCACGTGATTATTTAAGCACATTTTTAAAAGTTGGAACAATTGTTGGATTAGCAATCGGTATTTTAATTGTAGCACCAGATTTACAAATGCCAGCAGTTTCGAAATTTATCGATGGAACAGGTCCTGTTTTCTCTGGAAACTTATTCCCATTCTTATTTATTACAATTGCTTGTGGTGCGGTGTCTGGATTCCATGCTCTCGTTTCATCAGGTACGACGCCAAAAATGATCGAACAAGAGGGACATGCACAGCCAATCGGTTATGGGGCAATGTTAATGGAGTCATTTGTAGCGGCGATGGCGATGATTGCAGCTTGTGTATTAACACCAGGAACGTATTTTGCAATTAATAGTCCCGCAGCACTTATCGGTACGGATGTCTCGCAGGCAGCTCAAGTTATTTCTTCATGGGGATTTGCTATTACACCAAATGAACTAAAAGATCTTGCTGTAAACGTTGGAGAACAAACAATTTTATCACGCACAGGTGGTGCACCAACGTTAGCGATAGGTATGGCATATATTTTCTCACAAGTAATAGGTGGAACGGCCATGATGGCCTTTTGGTATCATTTTGCGATTCTCTTTGAAGCGCTATTCATTTTAACAACGATTGATGCTGGAACGCGTGTAGGCCGATTTATGATTCAAGATATTTTAGGGCATGTATATAAGCCATTTGGGAAAACGGATTCTACATTAGCGAATGTGATAGCTACAACGTTATGTGTATTAGGATGGGGTTATTTCTTATACCAAGGGGTAGTAGATCCGCTTGGTGGAATTAATACATTATGGCCACTTTTCGGTATTGCAAATCAAATGTTAGCAGGGATTGCATTATTACTTGGAACGACAATTTTATTCAAAATGGGGAAAAAGGCATATGTTTGGGTAACACTTATTCCAACTGTCGGATTGCTTATTGTAACGATGACGGCGGGGTATCAAAAGCTATTTCATGAAAATCCTAAAATAGGATTTCTATCTCATGCAAAGGTGTTTCAGGGAGCATTAGATGAAGGAAAAGTGTTAGCACCAGCTAAAAATATCGCTCAAATGAAGCAAATTATTTTCAATGATTATATTGATGCAGCGCTTTGCGGGATTTTTATGATAGTTGTAATCGCTGTATTAATTTCTGCAATTCGAATTTGGATTCAAGTATTAAGAAATAAGCCGATGCCGCTAAAAGAGGCGCCATATATTTCTAGAGATGAAAGTGAGTCGAGGAACTATTATGCTTAA